From the genome of Salvelinus namaycush isolate Seneca chromosome 10, SaNama_1.0, whole genome shotgun sequence, one region includes:
- the glulb gene encoding glutamine synthetase, with protein MATSESASLSKAVKQQYMALPQGDKVQAMYIWIDGTGEGLRCKTRTLDSEPKTIDDLPEWNFDGSSTYQSEGSNSDMYLIPAAMFRDPFRKDPNKLVLCQVLKYNRKPAETNLRLMCKKIMEMVENQVPWFGMEQEYTILGTDGHPFGWPSNGFPGPQGPYYCGVGADKAYGRDIVEAHYRACLYAGVQICGTNAEVMPAQWEFQVGPCEGINMGDHLWAARFILHRVCEDFGVVASFDPKPIPGNWNGAGCHTNFSTKEMREDGGLRAIEESIEKLGKRHRYHICAYDPKGGLDNARRLTGHHETSNIHEFSAGVANRGASIRIPRSVGQDKKGYFEDRRPSANCDPYAVTEAMIRTCLLSEVGEEPTEYSK; from the exons ATGGCCACTTCAGAGAGTGCCAGTTTGAGTAAAGCTGTGAAGCAGCAGTATATGGCTCTTCCTCAGGGAGACAAGGTTCAGGCCATGTACATCTGGATAGATGGGACTGGAGAGGGGCTCCGCTGCAAGACCAGAACTCTGGATTCTGAACCCAAGACCATTGATG ATCTTCCAGAGTGGAACTTTGATGGTTCCAGTACGTACCAGTCAGAGGGCTCTAACAGCGACATGTATCTGATCCCTGCTGCTATGTTCAGAGACCCCTTCAGGAAAGACCCCAACAAACTGGTTCTGTGTCAAGTGCTCAAATACAACCGCAAGCCTGCAG AAACCAATCTCCGGCTGATGTGTAAGAAGATCATGGAGATGGTAGAGAACCAGGTCCCTTGGTTCGGTATGGAACAGGAATACACCATCCTGGGCACAGACGGACATCCTTTTGGTTGGCCTTCTAACGGCTTCCCTGGTCCCCAAG GTCCCTACTACTGTGGAGTAGGCGCAGACAAGGCGTACGGTAGAGACATCGTAGAAGCCCACTACAGGGCCTGTCTTTATGCCGGGGTTCAGATATGTGGCACCAATGCTGAAGTCATGCCAGCTCAG TGGGAGTTCCAGGTGGGTCCTTGTGAAGGGATCAACATGGGAGACCACCTCTGGGCAGCTCGGTTCATCCTGCACCGGGTGTGTGAGGATTTTGGTGTAGTGGCCTCATTCGACCCCAAGCCCATCCCTGGGAACTGGAATGGTGCTGGCTGCCATACCAACTTCAGCACCAAGGAGATGAGAGAAGATGGTGGGTTGAG GGCCATTGAGGAGTCGATCGAGAAGCTGGGAAAGAGACACCGCTACCACATCTGTGCCTACGACCCCAAAGGGGGGCTGGACAACGCACGCCGGTTGACCGGTCACCACGAAACATCCAACATCCATGAGTTCTCAGCCGGTGTGGCAAACCGTGGCGCCAGCATCCGCATCCCCCGCTCAGTCGGTCAGGACAAGAAGGGCTACTTCGAGGACCGCCGCCCGTCAGCAAACTGTGACCCATATGCAGTCACAGAGGCCATGATACGCACATGTTTGCTCAGTGAAGTGGGGGAGGAGCCTACAGAATACAGCAAATAA